Proteins encoded together in one Planctomyces sp. SH-PL14 window:
- a CDS encoding PrsW family glutamic-type intramembrane protease encodes MASAEEKSKLGQHFGENEGRPIDPISRPVDFALRTRWYYSSGGNRVGPISEEELRDRWSNGSLAAWDLVWRPGFETWIEASALRGLGMDHDDESEPPSLPDAWLSIHDAGIEITQTKNEITPASADVGAAHPSETPQTEPLPAGTLLDQRPTNGDEAVTPSGTTPSGSVTEAPAVLSGQSVATFSAVCLGAYLFPWTEGAYRPSAFASWILAGISVWVFSVTLHKGFRRSSETCVRGYGKFIFTAVAGVLLLLLFQNIVLASVNGKDSSNFGPVWYMLLRGIGKGYQSALQPSGSFFGTLFATFFSVALCEEFIKALPVLRLVLSKNVNLMSRSNVNNMRADLPFLGAMSGLGFGIAEGMWYASEVYSKGNAPFGIYLVRFFGCAPLHAAWGGLTALAIANEVPQLRSAFERRSEPAKEGEAGWQHLFLTYVMLQVPAMVLHSLYNAFLAKGWWTMGTLTVALTLLVLWTMSSTYMAEIQQAADGSQPEGPATDENRLAASPVSSDERPSVTSDS; translated from the coding sequence GTGGCATCGGCCGAAGAGAAATCGAAGTTGGGCCAGCACTTTGGCGAGAACGAGGGACGTCCAATAGACCCAATCTCCCGTCCCGTCGATTTCGCGTTGAGAACTCGCTGGTACTACAGCTCTGGAGGAAACCGAGTTGGGCCCATCAGCGAAGAGGAACTGCGTGACCGGTGGAGCAACGGGAGCTTAGCGGCATGGGATCTTGTCTGGAGACCCGGCTTCGAGACGTGGATTGAGGCTTCCGCCCTCCGCGGACTTGGCATGGACCATGACGACGAATCCGAGCCCCCTTCGCTGCCGGATGCGTGGCTCTCGATCCACGACGCTGGCATCGAGATCACGCAAACCAAGAACGAGATAACACCCGCATCGGCCGATGTCGGGGCTGCTCACCCTTCAGAAACTCCTCAAACGGAGCCCCTTCCAGCCGGAACCTTGCTCGACCAACGTCCAACGAATGGCGACGAGGCGGTCACCCCCTCAGGCACCACCCCAAGCGGTAGCGTTACAGAAGCTCCTGCGGTGCTGAGCGGGCAATCCGTGGCCACGTTCTCGGCTGTCTGTCTCGGCGCCTACCTGTTCCCTTGGACCGAGGGAGCCTATCGACCGAGCGCGTTCGCAAGCTGGATACTGGCAGGGATCTCCGTCTGGGTCTTCAGTGTCACGCTCCACAAGGGCTTTCGTCGCTCTTCTGAGACCTGCGTGCGGGGCTACGGAAAGTTCATCTTCACGGCCGTCGCCGGCGTCCTGCTGCTTTTGCTGTTTCAGAACATCGTCCTGGCTTCCGTGAACGGTAAGGACTCCTCGAACTTCGGCCCCGTCTGGTACATGCTGCTCCGAGGGATCGGGAAGGGGTATCAGTCGGCACTGCAGCCCTCGGGATCCTTCTTCGGGACCCTCTTCGCCACCTTCTTTAGTGTTGCCCTCTGTGAGGAGTTCATCAAGGCGCTGCCGGTCCTCCGCCTCGTCCTGTCGAAGAACGTCAACCTGATGTCCCGCTCGAATGTCAACAACATGCGGGCAGACCTCCCGTTCCTGGGAGCGATGTCCGGACTCGGTTTCGGGATCGCCGAAGGAATGTGGTATGCCTCGGAGGTCTACAGCAAAGGCAATGCGCCGTTCGGAATCTATCTCGTTCGATTCTTTGGTTGTGCCCCCCTTCACGCCGCGTGGGGCGGGCTGACGGCTCTCGCGATCGCCAATGAAGTGCCGCAGCTTCGCTCCGCGTTTGAACGTCGCTCCGAGCCAGCCAAGGAAGGTGAAGCGGGCTGGCAACACCTGTTCCTGACCTACGTCATGCTGCAGGTCCCGGCGATGGTCCTCCATTCCCTGTACAACGCGTTCCTGGCCAAGGGATGGTGGACGATGGGCACGCTGACCGTAGCTCTCACCCTCCTTGTTCTGTGGACGATGTCGTCGACCTACATGGCCGAGATCCAACAAGCAGCAGATGGCAGTCAGCCGGAAGGCCCGGCCACCGATGAAAACCGACTGGCGGCGAGTCCGGTGAGCTCTGACGAACGTCCTTCGGTGACCTCTGATAGCTAA
- a CDS encoding helix-turn-helix domain-containing protein, which translates to MDSIQQRFGVILRREREAAGLSQEGLAELAGLHRNYVGLLERGQRIPSLLVIEKLCGALNTSLSRFFGAVESLQ; encoded by the coding sequence GTGGATTCGATTCAGCAGAGGTTTGGAGTCATTTTGCGCCGAGAGCGCGAGGCGGCCGGTCTGTCCCAAGAAGGCCTTGCTGAGCTGGCCGGACTGCATCGCAACTATGTCGGACTGCTGGAGCGGGGACAGCGAATTCCCTCGCTCTTGGTCATCGAAAAGCTTTGCGGCGCGCTCAATACATCTCTGTCGAGATTCTTCGGGGCGGTTGAATCCCTTCAATGA
- a CDS encoding reverse transcriptase domain-containing protein — MRTHRGNTVYREITRLKRGILDGSYRPSPPRIREIPKPNGQTRPIAIFNWQDLVVQRSIVQIVQPLVDPTLARLNFGFRPRRDRNDAVATAIETANRDERFVWLAADIQDAFGTVPHDDLIDLIDARFPNTELRNAPDAPNLPDLIAKFLEAHLRTMRGRNRSSDAPRRGISQGGGLSPLLLNILLDATLDQAWLARHQDLHLIRYADDLLIPCRSREEGLDALHTLRELLPGGMRLKGTPENDITDLRAGETVEWLGWDVSMANEGPVLRPPEWKWTRLEQQLRLERESGDFPLYVPDIVQGFVAHLGPCYEQVDREACVRRIRRIANGVGAEEIPEVSEFLELWGQSHRRFQDQRQLARDRIHGDPDDGEGGGDGFADRQPPRLDWLDEGSLEPSSIACGCPFNPTDIP; from the coding sequence TTGCGGACTCACCGTGGGAACACTGTCTATCGCGAGATCACCCGCCTTAAGCGGGGAATTCTCGATGGCAGCTACCGACCGAGCCCGCCGCGGATCCGGGAGATCCCCAAGCCGAACGGCCAAACCCGGCCGATCGCGATCTTCAATTGGCAGGATCTTGTGGTCCAGCGGTCAATTGTTCAGATCGTACAGCCCCTGGTGGATCCGACGCTCGCGCGCCTCAACTTCGGCTTCCGCCCCCGGCGGGACCGGAATGACGCAGTCGCGACCGCCATCGAAACCGCGAACCGGGACGAACGATTCGTCTGGCTCGCGGCCGACATCCAGGATGCCTTTGGAACCGTGCCCCATGACGACCTGATTGACCTGATCGATGCGAGGTTCCCAAACACAGAGCTCCGAAACGCACCTGACGCGCCAAACCTGCCAGACCTGATTGCGAAGTTCCTGGAAGCCCACCTCCGCACCATGCGGGGGCGGAATCGCTCCTCGGACGCGCCACGGCGAGGAATCAGCCAGGGAGGGGGGCTCTCTCCCCTCCTGCTGAACATCCTTCTCGATGCGACCTTGGACCAGGCATGGCTGGCTCGCCACCAGGATCTCCACTTGATCCGCTACGCTGACGATCTGCTCATTCCGTGCAGATCACGCGAGGAGGGATTGGATGCCCTCCATACGCTCCGGGAACTCCTCCCCGGCGGCATGCGGCTCAAGGGGACCCCGGAGAACGACATCACAGACCTCCGTGCCGGTGAAACGGTGGAATGGCTGGGATGGGACGTCTCCATGGCGAACGAGGGCCCGGTTCTCCGGCCGCCCGAGTGGAAATGGACGCGACTGGAGCAGCAGCTACGGCTGGAACGCGAGTCGGGAGACTTCCCGCTCTATGTGCCAGATATCGTGCAGGGCTTTGTGGCTCACCTGGGACCGTGCTACGAACAAGTTGATCGGGAGGCGTGTGTCCGTCGTATCCGGCGAATCGCCAATGGTGTGGGGGCAGAGGAGATCCCCGAGGTCTCAGAGTTCCTAGAGCTCTGGGGCCAAAGCCACAGGCGGTTTCAAGACCAGCGCCAACTCGCTCGTGATCGGATCCATGGGGATCCAGATGATGGAGAAGGAGGGGGCGATGGCTTCGCCGATCGCCAACCGCCCCGTCTGGATTGGCTAGACGAGGGATCGCTCGAACCGTCGAGCATTGCGTGCGGTTGTCCGTTCAATCCTACGGACATTCCGTGA
- a CDS encoding tetratricopeptide repeat protein, which translates to MLSTSVPQTVNGDVRIPFRRNGRLVELTFEHAFAVAHYLWSKGRFEQAAQVFDVLSVIPGRGPKASIFLAHCRVMLADYAGCSGLLHRELDDEQFATTASTLHEAFVMWKCGFYVEAKQGLRAVVEEQTTLPSVPLILAELLGKVGNWTRPPQLLTLAVRRDRPNGAVAQIAKRMLPDVKRRAEEQVRRRTNRATGTGRVMSHNGRDRQA; encoded by the coding sequence ATGCTGTCGACATCTGTCCCACAAACGGTCAACGGCGACGTTCGAATTCCGTTTCGACGCAATGGCCGTCTCGTCGAACTGACATTCGAACACGCCTTCGCCGTGGCTCACTACCTCTGGTCCAAGGGACGGTTCGAACAGGCCGCCCAAGTCTTTGACGTCTTGTCAGTCATTCCCGGTCGAGGTCCGAAAGCGTCCATCTTCCTGGCTCACTGCCGAGTCATGTTGGCAGACTACGCCGGGTGCAGCGGCCTGCTTCATCGAGAGTTGGATGACGAACAGTTTGCGACCACAGCCTCCACACTCCACGAGGCCTTCGTCATGTGGAAGTGCGGCTTCTACGTAGAGGCGAAGCAGGGACTGCGGGCTGTCGTCGAGGAGCAGACCACGCTTCCATCTGTTCCGTTGATCCTCGCGGAACTGCTTGGCAAGGTTGGGAACTGGACTCGGCCTCCTCAATTGCTGACATTGGCCGTGCGCCGCGATCGGCCCAATGGTGCTGTCGCACAGATCGCGAAGCGAATGCTTCCCGACGTGAAACGACGTGCTGAGGAACAGGTTCGTCGCCGTACGAACAGGGCCACCGGCACCGGGCGAGTCATGTCTCACAACGGTCGAGATCGGCAAGCCTGA
- a CDS encoding DUF2254 domain-containing protein, which produces MKTRLLQYWENFRSSFWFVPSIMAAAAALLAVVGVQLDLALKNTQVEGWWVYRGGAEGARAVLSVVAGSMISVAGTVFSITIVALTLASSQFGPRLLRNFMRDTVNQFVLGVFTSTFLFCLLVLRTVRGIDDDQFVPHLSITLGVVLAVASLAVLIYFIHHTSVSIQVTHLISEVSRELRETITRLYPERDDGRDLASLDARATEPSFAEDATAAIAARSHGYLLAIDVERLRRIATDNDAIILLGLRPGQFALEGSPLARLSPRERVSEDIERSINQAFVWGTDRIPNQDVECAVSQLVEIALRALSPGINDPFTAINCIDWLGDSIGFLSSRSEPSKYLNDEKGQMRVVTRPVAFGGVVDAAFNQIRQAARTNAAVTIRLLEVIGLLLQRGLSNDRRQVLLDHAEMIWRGAQDALPEESDRRDVDERYQVVQRKWSLSERP; this is translated from the coding sequence ATGAAAACAAGACTCCTCCAGTATTGGGAGAACTTCCGAAGCAGTTTCTGGTTTGTGCCTTCGATCATGGCCGCCGCCGCGGCCTTGCTGGCCGTGGTCGGGGTGCAGCTCGACCTGGCCCTCAAGAATACGCAAGTCGAGGGATGGTGGGTCTATCGAGGAGGAGCGGAAGGGGCGCGAGCCGTCCTCTCGGTCGTGGCGGGGTCGATGATCTCGGTTGCGGGAACGGTCTTTTCCATCACCATCGTGGCGCTGACCCTCGCGTCGTCGCAGTTCGGGCCTCGGCTGCTTCGCAATTTCATGCGGGACACTGTCAACCAGTTTGTCCTCGGCGTATTCACCTCAACGTTTCTCTTCTGCCTATTGGTTCTCCGTACAGTCCGCGGCATCGACGACGACCAGTTTGTCCCGCACCTTTCGATCACCCTGGGCGTTGTCTTGGCGGTCGCCAGCCTCGCAGTGCTGATCTACTTCATTCACCACACCTCCGTCTCGATTCAGGTCACACATCTGATCAGCGAAGTCAGCCGAGAACTGCGCGAGACGATCACGCGTCTGTATCCCGAAAGAGACGATGGTCGCGACCTCGCAAGTCTTGATGCCCGGGCGACTGAGCCGAGCTTTGCGGAGGATGCGACGGCCGCGATTGCCGCCCGAAGTCACGGGTACTTGCTGGCAATTGACGTGGAACGGCTTCGACGCATCGCGACCGACAACGATGCGATAATTCTGCTCGGCTTGAGACCGGGGCAGTTTGCGCTGGAAGGAAGTCCCCTGGCGCGGCTCTCTCCGCGGGAACGGGTGTCCGAAGACATCGAACGGTCTATCAACCAGGCCTTTGTCTGGGGTACGGATCGGATCCCGAACCAGGACGTCGAATGCGCTGTGAGTCAGCTGGTCGAGATCGCGCTCAGGGCGCTTTCGCCCGGGATCAATGATCCGTTCACAGCCATCAACTGCATTGACTGGCTGGGTGACTCCATCGGGTTTCTCTCCAGTCGCTCCGAACCATCGAAGTATCTCAACGATGAGAAGGGGCAAATGCGAGTCGTGACGCGGCCGGTCGCCTTCGGCGGTGTCGTCGATGCGGCATTCAATCAGATTCGTCAGGCTGCCCGAACCAATGCTGCTGTGACCATTCGCCTCCTTGAGGTCATCGGACTGTTGCTTCAGCGGGGACTCAGCAACGATCGCCGTCAGGTTCTCCTGGATCATGCCGAGATGATCTGGAGAGGCGCCCAGGATGCGTTACCCGAAGAGTCGGACCGGCGCGACGTCGATGAGCGATACCAGGTCGTGCAGCGGAAATGGTCGCTATCGGAAAGGCCCTGA
- a CDS encoding sodium:calcium antiporter — MWEQALSTDQRREAEEHIVAATILQFLASAGVIIVAGTYLSRFADEIAERTGFGRLLIGSVLLAGATSLPELSVDVSAVRKGMVDLAIGDLMGSSLFNLLILAILDLSVHSKGRMLSREAARHALSGNVGAALTAIVAVGLLTPHVLGSGEILGVSYGLWLVAAGYLMGVRMIYFDQVASRAEATADATPSKSKLPTGSWRTSVLGFALSAAAIVVTGPFLAEAAGAIADASGLGKTFVGTTLVAFSTSLPELVASFAALRMGALDLAIGNVFGSNAFNMMLLIPLDLIHRGPLLGAVSGAHAITCLAAIVSTLIVVLGQLYHAERRRRVIEPDATLVIATVLGALWLIYWNGGT; from the coding sequence GTGTGGGAGCAAGCCCTTAGTACAGATCAACGTCGTGAAGCGGAGGAACATATCGTGGCCGCGACGATTCTTCAGTTCCTGGCCTCGGCTGGCGTCATCATCGTGGCAGGGACGTATCTGTCTCGATTCGCGGACGAGATCGCCGAGCGGACAGGATTCGGCCGCCTGCTGATCGGCAGCGTCCTGCTGGCCGGGGCAACGTCGCTTCCGGAGCTGTCGGTCGACGTCTCCGCCGTGAGAAAGGGGATGGTCGACCTGGCCATTGGAGACCTGATGGGGAGCAGCCTGTTCAATCTGTTGATCCTGGCGATCCTCGACCTGTCGGTGCACTCGAAAGGGAGGATGCTGTCGCGGGAGGCCGCCCGTCATGCCCTCTCGGGGAACGTCGGAGCAGCCTTGACGGCGATCGTGGCGGTGGGCCTCCTGACGCCGCACGTCTTGGGCAGTGGAGAGATTCTGGGAGTCTCCTATGGACTGTGGCTCGTCGCCGCTGGTTATCTGATGGGAGTTCGGATGATCTACTTCGATCAGGTGGCCTCGCGGGCCGAGGCCACCGCGGACGCAACTCCGTCCAAATCGAAGTTGCCCACTGGATCGTGGCGGACTTCGGTTTTGGGATTCGCTCTTTCGGCCGCAGCAATCGTTGTGACCGGGCCCTTCCTCGCCGAGGCCGCGGGTGCGATCGCTGACGCAAGCGGGCTCGGCAAGACCTTTGTCGGGACGACCCTGGTCGCTTTCAGCACGTCCCTGCCCGAGCTGGTTGCATCGTTCGCGGCGCTCCGGATGGGAGCGCTCGACCTCGCCATCGGCAATGTGTTCGGGAGCAATGCGTTCAACATGATGCTCTTGATTCCCTTGGATCTCATCCACCGGGGTCCTCTCCTCGGAGCGGTCTCGGGAGCCCACGCTATCACCTGCCTGGCGGCGATCGTCTCCACGCTCATCGTCGTTCTCGGCCAGCTGTACCACGCAGAACGACGAAGACGGGTGATCGAGCCGGATGCCACTCTCGTGATTGCCACTGTGCTCGGCGCGTTGTGGCTGATCTACTGGAACGGCGGCACATGA
- a CDS encoding YoaK family protein, with protein MLLACAAGMVNGFAFIMCQQFVTHVTGTVTRLGLEWPAIGVAVEYAVILFSFIIGGATSVIVIQERARRGKRPRWATPLVSVVLLLAGTAAAGRAGLFGSLGEPATAGPPPVAFLSLLAFTMGLQNAAVASTTGLAVRTTHVTGPATDVGIHLGTAILADGDERKSALKGAALRGGKILSFMTGAGLAIPLTALFDYLALLAPALFVCIATLLSFTRWSPSDLPVR; from the coding sequence ATGCTTCTCGCCTGCGCGGCAGGAATGGTGAATGGGTTCGCGTTCATCATGTGCCAGCAGTTCGTCACGCATGTGACGGGAACGGTGACCCGCCTTGGGCTGGAGTGGCCGGCCATCGGGGTCGCGGTGGAGTATGCGGTCATCCTCTTCAGCTTCATCATCGGCGGGGCGACGTCGGTGATCGTCATTCAGGAGCGGGCGCGCCGGGGAAAGCGGCCTCGCTGGGCGACGCCGCTGGTCTCCGTGGTCCTGCTGCTGGCCGGCACTGCCGCGGCGGGGCGAGCCGGATTGTTTGGGAGCTTGGGAGAGCCCGCCACGGCTGGGCCGCCTCCGGTGGCGTTCCTCTCTCTGTTGGCCTTTACGATGGGCCTGCAGAACGCAGCCGTTGCGTCGACGACAGGACTGGCGGTGAGAACGACTCACGTGACAGGGCCGGCGACCGATGTCGGCATCCATCTGGGGACAGCGATTCTGGCCGACGGCGACGAACGCAAGTCGGCGTTGAAGGGCGCCGCCCTCCGTGGTGGAAAGATCCTCTCTTTTATGACCGGGGCTGGCCTCGCGATTCCACTGACCGCTCTGTTCGACTATCTGGCCCTCCTCGCCCCGGCCCTTTTTGTCTGCATCGCGACTCTTTTGAGCTTCACAAGGTGGAGTCCCAGCGACCTTCCCGTTCGGTAA
- a CDS encoding four-helix bundle copper-binding protein → MIGRRAFGLAGLSALGLAAIEGSLYAKEGGDAGHGDMACAEACSDCQRMCDMCATHCAQMLADGKKSHLATLETCRDCADLCATAAQIVARGGPFAALVCRACADACSGCAKECEKFPDDKHMKLCAEECRKCEKACRTMLEHAGH, encoded by the coding sequence ATGATCGGTCGCCGAGCATTTGGATTGGCAGGTCTGTCCGCCCTTGGGCTGGCCGCGATAGAGGGCTCGCTGTACGCCAAGGAGGGAGGAGATGCCGGGCACGGCGACATGGCTTGCGCGGAGGCCTGCTCCGATTGCCAGCGGATGTGTGACATGTGCGCCACGCACTGTGCTCAAATGCTGGCCGACGGAAAGAAGAGTCACTTGGCGACGTTGGAAACCTGCCGCGATTGCGCGGATCTCTGCGCCACTGCTGCGCAGATTGTGGCCCGGGGAGGTCCGTTTGCGGCTCTGGTCTGCCGGGCCTGTGCCGACGCCTGTTCCGGCTGCGCGAAGGAGTGCGAGAAGTTTCCGGACGATAAACACATGAAGCTGTGCGCCGAGGAGTGCCGCAAGTGCGAAAAGGCCTGCCGCACGATGCTGGAGCACGCTGGCCACTAA
- a CDS encoding putative Na+/H+ antiporter: MTPSTLEILATVLFALAVLHTFLVGRFAKWAHRFPEGSIAENLLHFLAETEVVFGLWAAALFVGIVAVTGSVEQAAHYIDGLNFTEAKFVFVVMVIAATRPVVALAERILNRVSRLLPLPQETAFFVTALSVGPLLGSFVTEPAAMTLLALVLKRRYFDQEITSRFAYALLGLLFVNVSIGGTLTHFAAPPVLMVARKWEWDTWFMLSHFGWRAALAATVSTVCTAWAFRRELAAMEPVEAVARPIPAWLTILHCLFLAAVVGLAHHPDVFLGVFMLFLGLATATREYQDRLKLREGLLVGFFLAGLVTLGSLQEYWLKPLISSLGGSSLYFGATALTAITDNAALTYLGSLVEGISDELKYALVAGAVTGGGLTVIANAPNPAGAGILNRSKAFGEDGISPLGLLLGAVPPTAVAIMFFWGLP, encoded by the coding sequence ATGACTCCCTCGACACTGGAAATTCTGGCGACGGTTCTGTTCGCCCTGGCTGTTCTTCACACGTTCCTCGTCGGCCGCTTTGCGAAGTGGGCCCACCGCTTTCCCGAAGGCTCGATCGCCGAGAACCTGCTCCACTTTCTGGCCGAGACTGAGGTCGTGTTCGGCCTGTGGGCCGCCGCGCTGTTCGTCGGGATCGTGGCGGTCACCGGCTCGGTCGAGCAGGCGGCCCACTACATCGACGGCCTGAACTTCACCGAGGCCAAGTTCGTCTTCGTCGTGATGGTCATCGCCGCCACCCGCCCCGTCGTGGCGCTCGCGGAGCGAATCCTGAATCGCGTCTCGCGGCTCCTGCCATTGCCCCAGGAGACCGCCTTCTTTGTCACAGCTCTCTCCGTGGGGCCGCTCCTGGGCTCCTTTGTGACGGAACCCGCCGCGATGACGCTCCTGGCGCTCGTCTTGAAACGGCGGTACTTTGACCAGGAGATCACATCCCGGTTCGCCTACGCCCTGCTGGGGCTGCTGTTTGTCAACGTCTCAATCGGCGGAACCCTGACACACTTCGCCGCGCCGCCGGTCCTGATGGTGGCCCGGAAGTGGGAGTGGGACACCTGGTTTATGCTGTCGCACTTCGGATGGCGGGCGGCCCTTGCCGCGACCGTCTCTACGGTTTGCACGGCGTGGGCCTTTCGTCGGGAACTCGCGGCGATGGAACCAGTGGAAGCGGTGGCCCGCCCGATCCCGGCGTGGCTGACGATCCTGCACTGCCTGTTCCTGGCGGCCGTGGTCGGGCTGGCCCATCACCCGGATGTGTTCCTGGGGGTGTTCATGCTGTTCCTGGGGCTGGCGACAGCGACCCGCGAATACCAGGACCGGCTCAAGCTCCGCGAAGGTCTCCTCGTCGGGTTCTTCCTGGCGGGGCTCGTGACCCTCGGAAGCCTGCAGGAGTATTGGCTGAAGCCTCTTATCAGCAGCCTTGGAGGCTCATCGCTGTATTTTGGTGCAACGGCTTTAACGGCGATCACGGACAACGCCGCGCTGACGTACCTCGGCTCCCTTGTTGAAGGGATCAGCGACGAGCTCAAGTACGCGCTGGTGGCCGGGGCGGTCACGGGGGGAGGTCTGACGGTGATCGCCAATGCCCCCAACCCGGCGGGAGCGGGGATTTTGAACCGGAGCAAGGCGTTTGGAGAGGACGGCATCAGTCCGCTGGGGCTGCTCTTGGGGGCTGTGCCTCCCACAGCTGTCGCGATCATGTTTTTCTGGGGACTTCCATAG
- a CDS encoding MotA/TolQ/ExbB proton channel family protein, with the protein MYFKFNCPHCERSLKVSQDRSGKKVACPYCHNSLVVPDLPADAAAPSAPGEFNWSALAAQTAAGASAVTDAAGRSAAGRPRESMPIGSARSHSSAGSDVSLVTSGAIGFVCASLLFAALYPFRTVRAGGMFWDSFSINFPTTLLMFWSFAILFLKWRQLARQKSAMLLDLLPTDISQEITLQSLDRFAAHINSLPADAQESILVNRVRRGIEHFRVRKSAAETVTMMESQSAIDASNVAGSYTIIKVFIWAMPILGFIGTVMGVSSAVSGLSATLQSANDISAVTESMKGVFGGLGVAFDTTLLALVMSMAVKIPTSAMQKSEDGVVTVADEYCNENLLRRLNDDHDATNRGGPTDARVFREAVEAALGTHHAELENWMKKLDAIGSRFSTQIAQGWEDLNRRMQERHQEEDQHLAQFRQQYVEQVTQLSRELTGMTSAAGDIQRQLAELTSQTAAAQKEVEKSAGESAGALQTAFVGLERGLTSLGSVLESLGEKQVLIQQVEAPRRWWFSRKPYGHG; encoded by the coding sequence ATGTACTTCAAATTCAACTGTCCGCACTGCGAGCGTTCACTCAAAGTCAGTCAGGACCGCAGTGGCAAGAAGGTGGCCTGTCCCTACTGCCACAATTCTCTCGTCGTTCCAGATCTCCCCGCGGATGCCGCGGCTCCCTCGGCGCCGGGGGAGTTCAACTGGAGTGCTCTGGCGGCTCAGACGGCGGCCGGAGCATCCGCGGTCACCGACGCCGCGGGACGGAGTGCCGCAGGGCGGCCGCGCGAGAGCATGCCAATCGGTTCGGCCCGCAGCCACTCCTCGGCCGGCAGCGACGTCAGCCTGGTGACCAGCGGGGCGATCGGCTTCGTATGCGCCTCCCTGCTCTTTGCCGCGCTCTATCCCTTCCGAACGGTCCGCGCCGGAGGGATGTTCTGGGACAGCTTTTCGATCAACTTCCCGACGACGCTGCTGATGTTCTGGTCGTTCGCGATCCTGTTCCTGAAGTGGCGGCAGCTCGCCCGACAGAAGTCGGCGATGCTCCTCGACCTGCTGCCGACCGACATCTCGCAGGAGATCACGCTGCAGTCGCTCGACCGCTTCGCGGCACACATCAACAGCCTGCCGGCGGACGCTCAGGAGAGCATCCTGGTGAACCGCGTCCGGCGGGGAATCGAGCACTTCCGCGTCCGCAAGAGCGCCGCCGAAACCGTGACGATGATGGAGTCCCAGTCGGCGATCGACGCCAGCAACGTGGCGGGCAGCTACACCATTATCAAGGTCTTCATCTGGGCCATGCCGATCCTGGGCTTCATCGGCACCGTCATGGGGGTCAGCAGCGCCGTCAGCGGCCTGTCGGCGACGCTGCAGAGCGCGAATGACATCTCGGCAGTGACGGAGTCCATGAAGGGGGTTTTCGGCGGGCTGGGAGTCGCCTTCGATACGACGCTACTGGCCCTGGTCATGAGCATGGCGGTCAAGATCCCGACGTCCGCCATGCAGAAGAGCGAGGACGGCGTCGTCACGGTCGCCGACGAATACTGCAATGAGAATCTCCTACGGCGGCTGAATGACGATCACGACGCCACGAACCGCGGCGGGCCGACCGACGCGAGGGTCTTCCGGGAGGCGGTCGAGGCGGCGCTCGGAACGCACCACGCCGAACTCGAGAACTGGATGAAGAAACTCGATGCGATCGGGTCCAGGTTCTCCACCCAGATTGCGCAAGGCTGGGAAGACCTCAACCGGCGGATGCAGGAGCGGCATCAGGAAGAGGACCAGCACCTCGCCCAGTTCCGTCAGCAGTACGTGGAGCAGGTGACCCAGCTCAGCCGCGAGTTGACCGGCATGACCTCCGCGGCGGGGGACATCCAGAGGCAGCTCGCAGAGCTGACGTCCCAGACGGCGGCGGCGCAGAAGGAGGTCGAGAAATCGGCCGGTGAGTCCGCCGGGGCGCTGCAAACCGCGTTTGTGGGGCTGGAGCGGGGTCTGACGTCGCTCGGCAGCGTGCTGGAGTCTCTGGGAGAGAAACAGGTCCTGATCCAGCAGGTCGAAGCTCCACGTCGCTGGTGGTTCAGCCGCAAGCCGTACGGCCACGGCTGA